Proteins from one Bacteroides zhangwenhongii genomic window:
- a CDS encoding adenylate kinase, whose product MLNIVIFGAPGSGKGTQSERIVEKYGINHISTGDVLRAEIKNGTELGKTAKGYIDQGQLIPDELMIDILASVFDSFKDSKGVIFDGFPRTIAQAEALKKMLAERGQDVSVMLDLDVPEDELMVRLIKRGKDSGRADDNEETIKKRLHVYHSQTAPLIDWYKNEKKYQHINGLGTMEGIFADICGAVDGL is encoded by the coding sequence ATGTTGAACATTGTAATTTTCGGTGCTCCGGGTTCCGGCAAAGGGACGCAGAGCGAACGTATTGTAGAAAAGTATGGAATCAATCACATCTCAACCGGAGATGTATTGCGTGCTGAAATCAAGAACGGCACAGAACTGGGTAAAACGGCTAAAGGTTATATCGATCAAGGCCAATTGATTCCCGACGAATTGATGATTGATATTCTGGCAAGCGTATTTGATAGCTTTAAAGATAGCAAAGGTGTAATTTTCGATGGTTTCCCAAGAACAATTGCACAGGCGGAAGCATTAAAAAAAATGTTGGCGGAAAGAGGACAGGATGTTTCTGTAATGCTCGATTTGGATGTTCCGGAGGATGAACTGATGGTACGCCTTATCAAACGCGGTAAGGACTCCGGCCGTGCTGACGACAATGAAGAGACGATCAAGAAACGTCTGCACGTATATCACTCGCAGACTGCTCCGTTGATTGACTGGTACAAGAACGAAAAGAAATACCAACACATCAACGGTCTGGGCACTATGGAGGGTATCTTTGCGGATATCTGTGGAGCGGTGGACGGACTGTAG
- the hpt gene encoding hypoxanthine phosphoribosyltransferase: MDTIQIKDKQFTVSIKEQDIQKEVIRVANEINRDLAGKNPLFLSVLNGSFMFTADLLKHITIPCEISFVKLASYQGVTSTGVIKEVIGLNEDIAGRTVVIVEDIVDTGLTMQRLLDTLGTRNPQEIHIASLLVKPEKLKVDLNIEYVAMEIPNDFIVGYGLDYDGFGRNYPDIYTVVD, from the coding sequence ATGGATACCATTCAGATAAAAGACAAACAGTTTACCGTTTCTATTAAGGAACAGGATATTCAGAAAGAAGTGATTCGTGTAGCGAACGAAATCAATCGCGATTTGGCAGGTAAGAATCCGCTTTTCCTTAGTGTGTTGAACGGTTCTTTTATGTTTACCGCCGACCTATTGAAGCATATTACGATTCCTTGTGAGATCTCATTCGTGAAGCTGGCTTCTTATCAGGGAGTAACTTCCACAGGAGTTATCAAAGAGGTAATCGGTTTGAATGAAGACATTGCCGGACGTACGGTTGTCATTGTAGAAGATATTGTGGATACGGGGCTCACCATGCAACGTCTGCTGGATACATTAGGTACACGCAATCCGCAGGAAATTCACATCGCTTCTCTGCTGGTGAAACCGGAGAAGTTGAAGGTAGACCTCAACATCGAGTATGTAGCGATGGAGATACCGAATGACTTTATCGTGGGATACGGTCTGGACTATGACGGCTTCGGACGTAACTATCCCGACATTTACACAGTAGTAGACTAA
- a CDS encoding peptide MFS transporter → MSALKGHPKGLYLIFATSTAERFSYYGMRAIFILFLTQALLFDKEAAASIYGSYTGLVYLTPLIGGYIADKYWGIRRSVFWGAVMMAVGQFLMFMSASTLNNTELAHWLMYGGLGFLILGNGCFKPTVSSLVGQLYEPGDKRLDAAYTIFYMGVNVGSFTAPLICGYLGDTGDPHDFKWGFLAAGIMTLFTVILFETQKNKYLFSPSGEAIGIIPDAKREKKEDKADHISHPKMDARTKIRNLIIITALTAVLLAFFGYIFTGDWISVGIFTACIVFPVLILLDGSLTKIERSRIFVIYIVAFFVIFFWAAYEQAGASLTLFASEQTNRDILGWEMPASWFQSFNPLFVVVLAYIMPGVWSFLNKRKMEPSSPTKQAIGLLLLSLGYLFICFGVKDAVPGVKVSMIWLTGLYFIHTMGEIALSPIGLSMVNKLSPLRFASLMMGIWYLSTATANKFAGMLSGLYPEDGKVKTILGFQIATMYDFFMVFVVMSGVASLILFLLSKKLQKMMHGVE, encoded by the coding sequence ATGAGCGCATTGAAAGGGCATCCTAAAGGCCTTTATCTGATTTTTGCAACAAGCACGGCAGAACGTTTCAGCTACTACGGTATGCGTGCGATTTTCATTCTCTTTCTGACCCAAGCTTTACTGTTTGATAAAGAAGCGGCCGCGTCTATTTACGGCAGCTATACCGGATTGGTTTATCTGACTCCGTTGATTGGCGGATATATAGCCGATAAATATTGGGGCATTCGCCGTTCAGTGTTCTGGGGTGCGGTGATGATGGCCGTCGGGCAGTTCCTGATGTTTATGAGTGCTTCCACATTGAACAATACCGAACTGGCACATTGGCTGATGTATGGCGGACTCGGCTTTTTGATTCTGGGTAACGGTTGCTTTAAGCCGACGGTATCATCGCTGGTTGGACAGCTTTACGAGCCGGGCGACAAACGGTTAGATGCGGCATATACCATTTTCTATATGGGAGTGAATGTCGGTTCTTTTACTGCTCCATTGATTTGCGGTTACTTGGGAGACACCGGTGATCCGCATGATTTTAAATGGGGATTTCTGGCAGCCGGAATCATGACGCTATTTACCGTCATACTTTTTGAAACCCAAAAGAATAAATATCTTTTCTCTCCATCCGGCGAAGCTATCGGTATCATCCCCGATGCAAAACGTGAGAAGAAAGAAGATAAGGCCGATCACATCTCTCACCCGAAGATGGACGCACGGACAAAAATACGTAATCTCATAATAATAACTGCCTTGACTGCTGTTCTATTGGCATTCTTCGGCTACATATTCACAGGTGACTGGATTAGTGTCGGTATTTTCACGGCTTGCATCGTCTTTCCGGTACTTATTCTGTTGGATGGTTCGTTGACAAAGATAGAGCGTAGCCGTATTTTTGTCATTTATATCGTCGCCTTTTTTGTGATTTTCTTCTGGGCTGCCTATGAACAGGCGGGAGCTTCTCTGACGCTTTTTGCCTCCGAACAGACCAACCGCGATATTTTGGGTTGGGAAATGCCTGCTTCCTGGTTTCAATCCTTCAATCCGCTTTTCGTTGTTGTACTGGCTTACATCATGCCGGGGGTATGGAGTTTCCTGAACAAACGGAAAATGGAACCTTCTTCCCCTACCAAGCAGGCTATCGGCCTCCTGCTACTCTCTTTGGGATATCTTTTCATCTGTTTCGGAGTGAAAGATGCGGTTCCGGGAGTGAAAGTAAGTATGATTTGGCTGACGGGACTTTACTTTATCCACACTATGGGTGAAATTGCCCTGTCGCCTATCGGGCTTTCTATGGTGAACAAACTGAGTCCGTTGCGTTTTGCTTCCCTGATGATGGGTATATGGTATCTTTCCACTGCCACCGCTAACAAATTTGCCGGTATGTTGAGTGGCCTTTATCCCGAAGACGGAAAAGTAAAGACCATTCTGGGCTTCCAGATTGCAACGATGTACGATTTCTTTATGGTATTTGTGGTAATGTCGGGCGTCGCCTCACTGATTCTGTTCCTGCTGTCGAAGAAATTACAGAAGATGATGCACGGAGTAGAATAA
- the secG gene encoding preprotein translocase subunit SecG — protein MYLLFVILMVIAALLMCFIVLIQNSKGGGLASGFSSSNAIMGVRKTTDFLEKATWGLAIFMVVMSIATAYVVPSSAVATDAVLEQAQKEQQTNPYNLPAGTAAPQTEAPAADAPATETPAPATETPAPAAE, from the coding sequence ATGTACTTATTATTCGTTATCTTAATGGTGATTGCAGCCCTGTTGATGTGCTTCATCGTGCTGATTCAGAACTCAAAAGGAGGCGGACTTGCTTCCGGTTTTTCTTCATCTAACGCTATTATGGGCGTGCGCAAGACTACAGATTTTCTTGAAAAAGCAACATGGGGTTTGGCTATCTTTATGGTTGTAATGAGCATTGCTACCGCTTATGTGGTTCCTAGTTCGGCTGTTGCTACAGACGCAGTGTTGGAACAGGCACAGAAGGAACAACAAACTAACCCGTATAACTTGCCCGCAGGTACAGCTGCACCGCAAACAGAAGCTCCTGCTGCTGATGCGCCAGCTACCGAGACTCCGGCGCCGGCTACTGAAACTCCTGCTCCTGCAGCAGAATAA
- the pgeF gene encoding peptidoglycan editing factor PgeF, whose product MISLTEDKRMLGYESLSSYSNISHFVTTRRGGYSEGAYASFNCSHYSGDEPELVCLNRKLLLEALPQSLVELVVPVQTHGTEILHIEDTFTGLSPEQKEKSLYGIDALITAEPGYCICISTADCVPVLMYDRTHQAIAAVHAGWRGTVAHILRDTLEKMHCIFGTEGKDVIACIGPSISLESFEVGEEVYEAFKEQDFDMLRISTWNGQTGKHHLDLWEANRIQLLSFGVPDSQIELSGICTYTHCDEFFSARRLGIRSGRILSGIMLDTV is encoded by the coding sequence ATGATTTCACTTACAGAAGATAAAAGAATGTTGGGATATGAGTCGCTAAGCTCATATTCCAACATTTCTCATTTTGTAACTACCCGGCGGGGAGGGTACAGTGAAGGGGCTTATGCGTCTTTCAACTGTTCGCATTACAGTGGGGACGAACCGGAACTGGTGTGTCTTAACAGAAAGCTACTTTTGGAAGCATTGCCGCAGTCTCTTGTTGAACTGGTAGTCCCTGTGCAAACACATGGTACGGAGATTTTGCATATTGAGGACACTTTTACCGGATTATCTCCTGAACAGAAAGAAAAATCGTTGTATGGAATCGATGCGCTGATAACTGCCGAACCCGGATATTGCATCTGTATTTCTACGGCGGACTGTGTGCCTGTCTTGATGTATGACCGTACTCATCAAGCCATTGCGGCAGTGCATGCCGGATGGCGGGGAACAGTGGCACATATCCTTCGCGATACTTTAGAGAAAATGCACTGTATTTTCGGAACGGAAGGTAAGGATGTTATAGCCTGCATAGGTCCGAGCATCTCATTGGAGTCTTTTGAAGTGGGTGAAGAAGTATACGAAGCATTCAAAGAACAAGATTTTGATATGCTCCGTATTTCGACGTGGAACGGGCAAACCGGAAAACATCATCTGGATTTGTGGGAGGCTAACCGGATACAGTTATTATCGTTTGGCGTTCCCGACAGTCAGATAGAACTGTCCGGTATCTGCACTTATACCCATTGTGACGAGTTCTTCTCCGCCCGCCGTTTAGGGATTCGTTCCGGACGTATTTTGTCCGGAATCATGTTGGACACTGTATAA
- a CDS encoding ISAs1 family transposase, producing MVLILSSAFVFAIAKIRFILLIYKFLRTIPLKKKHLDCLRGSIMTHLRKFVSSVPEYRRTSRGNFKHKLEDILMLVILGRLSKCITRAEILQFGKRHLKRLQAKGLFPYGLPSEATLCRVFQSIDDEKMADRMSAFADVFRKEISSSATDIICIDGKAMRGTLYENGRNPDIVSAYSLGSGFTLATDVCKEKSNEIKSVPRLLDKLDVSGCVVTADAMSFQKVIIDKIRDKGADFVIELKANQRSLRYGLEDSIKTATPTDVYKEGPYLEHGRIESRICRIYRGEELIVDKEKWNGNLTVIEILTSTEKKSDGKTTSEQRLYISSLDSSAERLSQITKQHWAIESMHWDLDRNLRQDSIKRKAERAARNLDTIQRMVLALIAVWKNRRKKISDKRKGTAEITRELSVSFTKVLHFLAQK from the coding sequence ATGGTGTTAATATTGTCTTCCGCCTTTGTTTTTGCGATAGCAAAAATACGATTTATTTTATTGATATACAAGTTTTTACGTACAATACCACTAAAGAAAAAACACCTTGACTGTCTTCGTGGCAGCATCATGACTCATTTGAGAAAATTTGTATCCTCAGTCCCTGAATACCGCAGAACAAGCAGGGGAAACTTCAAACACAAACTTGAAGACATACTCATGCTTGTCATATTGGGGAGGCTCAGCAAGTGTATTACCAGAGCTGAAATACTTCAATTTGGCAAACGCCACTTGAAACGCCTGCAGGCGAAAGGGCTATTTCCATATGGTTTGCCGTCAGAAGCTACGCTTTGCCGTGTGTTTCAAAGCATAGACGATGAAAAGATGGCTGACCGAATGTCTGCTTTTGCAGACGTTTTCCGCAAGGAAATATCCTCTTCGGCAACTGATATCATTTGTATTGATGGCAAGGCCATGCGAGGTACCTTGTACGAGAACGGACGTAACCCTGATATCGTATCTGCATACTCACTTGGTTCGGGCTTTACTCTGGCTACTGATGTTTGCAAGGAGAAAAGTAATGAAATCAAATCCGTGCCCCGGTTATTGGACAAACTAGACGTGTCAGGATGTGTGGTCACAGCAGATGCCATGTCATTCCAAAAGGTAATAATAGACAAGATTAGAGATAAGGGAGCAGACTTCGTGATCGAACTCAAGGCGAATCAAAGATCTTTGCGTTATGGCCTTGAAGACTCTATAAAGACCGCCACCCCCACTGATGTCTACAAGGAAGGTCCATACTTGGAACACGGCAGGATTGAGTCAAGGATATGCCGTATATACCGTGGGGAAGAACTTATTGTCGACAAGGAAAAATGGAATGGCAATTTGACTGTTATAGAAATACTCACATCTACCGAGAAAAAGTCTGATGGCAAGACTACATCTGAACAGCGACTCTACATTTCAAGCCTGGATAGCAGTGCAGAGCGGCTTAGTCAGATAACCAAACAGCATTGGGCTATTGAAAGCATGCACTGGGATCTTGACCGAAACCTCCGGCAGGATAGTATAAAGCGTAAGGCTGAACGGGCGGCTAGAAACCTCGACACAATTCAAAGGATGGTCTTGGCACTGATTGCTGTTTGGAAGAACAGAAGGAAAAAAATATCAGATAAGCGAAAAGGTACAGCTGAGATAACAAGGGAATTATCGGTAAGCTTCACTAAGGTGTTACATTTTCTGGCTCAAAAATGA
- the obgE gene encoding GTPase ObgE, which translates to MAESNFVDYVKIYCRSGKGGRGSTHMRREKYCPNGGPDGGDGGRGGHIILRGNRNYWTLLHLKFDRHAMAGHGESGSKGRSFGKDGEDKIIEVPCGTVVYNAETGEYICDVTEDGQEVILLKGGRGGQGNWHFKTATRQAPRFAQPGEPMQEMTVIMELKLLADVGLVGFPNAGKSTLLSSISAAKPKIADYPFTTLEPNLGIVSYHDGKSFVMADIPGIIEGASQGKGLGLRFLRHIERNSLLLFMVPADSDDIRKEYDILLNELRTFNPEMLDKQRVLAITKSDMLDQELMDEIEPTLPEGIPHVFISSVSGLGISVLKDILWEELNKESNKIEAIVHRPKDVTRLQQELKDMGEDEDIVYEYEEDADDDEDIDYEYEEEDWEEK; encoded by the coding sequence GTGGCTGAATCGAATTTTGTTGATTACGTAAAGATATACTGTCGCTCGGGTAAGGGCGGAAGAGGCTCTACGCACATGAGGCGCGAGAAATATTGTCCTAACGGAGGTCCCGACGGGGGCGATGGCGGAAGAGGAGGCCATATCATCTTGCGCGGTAACCGTAACTACTGGACTTTGCTACACTTGAAGTTTGACCGTCATGCGATGGCAGGTCATGGAGAGTCGGGAAGTAAAGGACGTAGTTTCGGCAAAGACGGCGAGGATAAGATAATTGAAGTACCTTGCGGAACGGTTGTTTACAATGCCGAAACCGGAGAGTACATTTGTGATGTGACTGAAGACGGGCAGGAAGTGATTCTGCTTAAAGGTGGTCGCGGCGGTCAAGGTAACTGGCATTTCAAGACGGCAACCCGCCAGGCTCCGCGTTTTGCGCAGCCGGGAGAACCGATGCAGGAAATGACTGTTATCATGGAGTTGAAACTACTTGCCGACGTCGGTCTGGTAGGATTCCCGAATGCGGGAAAGTCTACCTTGCTTTCTTCCATTTCGGCTGCCAAACCGAAGATTGCCGATTATCCGTTTACGACACTCGAACCGAATCTGGGTATCGTTTCCTATCATGACGGGAAATCTTTTGTAATGGCGGACATTCCTGGAATTATCGAGGGAGCCAGTCAAGGTAAGGGTTTGGGACTCCGTTTCCTGCGTCATATCGAACGCAACTCCTTATTGTTGTTTATGGTTCCGGCGGACAGCGATGATATCCGTAAAGAATATGATATCTTGCTGAACGAGCTGCGTACATTCAATCCTGAAATGCTGGACAAACAACGGGTGTTGGCAATTACCAAGAGCGATATGCTCGATCAGGAACTGATGGACGAAATCGAGCCTACATTGCCCGAAGGCATACCGCACGTATTCATCTCTTCTGTTTCCGGTTTAGGAATCTCGGTGTTGAAAGACATCCTTTGGGAAGAACTGAATAAGGAGAGTAACAAGATAGAGGCGATTGTTCACCGGCCGAAAGACGTGACCCGCTTGCAACAGGAACTCAAAGACATGGGCGAGGATGAAGACATCGTTTATGAATATGAGGAAGATGCGGATGATGACGAGGACATCGACTATGAGTACGAAGAAGAAGATTGGGAAGAAAAATGA
- a CDS encoding DUF4831 family protein, with product MKKLIIAAGLLMTTSAYAQTEVLTGVTRGKDYGVVYSLPKTQIELEIKANKVKYTPGEFSKYADRYLRLNNVSTDPEVYWELASVKVKSVGVPNGDATYFVKLKDKTVAPLMELTEDGIVKSINVPYSQNGSAKKNTPTAPAGQVSANPRDFLTEEILMANSTAKMAELVAKEIYNIRESKNALLRGQADNMPSDGAQLKIMIDNLNLQEEAMTKMFSGIREKEEKTFTVRLTPDKEFSNEVAFRFSKKLGVVANNDLAGTPFYISLKDLKTVKIPQEDGKKKKDLEGIAYNVPGQALVTLTDGKKKLYEGELPVTQFGIIEYLAPVLFNKNSTIKVYFDPNTGGLLKVDREEGK from the coding sequence ATGAAAAAACTGATTATAGCGGCGGGCCTGCTGATGACGACCTCCGCCTACGCACAGACCGAAGTATTGACAGGAGTCACTCGTGGAAAAGACTACGGAGTGGTATATAGTCTTCCCAAGACTCAAATAGAGCTTGAAATAAAAGCGAATAAAGTGAAGTATACTCCGGGTGAATTCAGTAAGTACGCCGACCGCTATTTACGGTTGAACAACGTCTCTACCGATCCCGAAGTGTATTGGGAACTGGCAAGCGTAAAAGTGAAATCCGTAGGAGTGCCCAATGGCGACGCTACTTACTTTGTGAAATTGAAAGATAAAACGGTAGCTCCTCTTATGGAACTGACCGAGGATGGTATCGTAAAGTCCATCAACGTGCCTTACAGCCAAAACGGTTCTGCAAAGAAGAATACTCCGACCGCTCCTGCCGGACAGGTGAGCGCCAATCCCCGCGACTTCCTGACCGAAGAGATTCTGATGGCAAACTCCACCGCCAAGATGGCGGAACTGGTAGCCAAAGAAATCTATAATATCCGCGAAAGCAAAAACGCATTATTACGCGGACAGGCCGACAATATGCCGTCGGACGGTGCGCAGCTCAAAATCATGATAGACAACCTGAACTTGCAGGAAGAAGCCATGACCAAAATGTTCTCCGGCATACGGGAAAAAGAAGAAAAGACCTTCACCGTACGCCTTACACCGGATAAAGAGTTCAGTAATGAAGTGGCTTTCCGCTTTTCCAAGAAACTGGGCGTGGTTGCCAACAACGACTTGGCAGGAACTCCGTTCTATATCAGCTTGAAAGACTTGAAAACGGTAAAAATACCGCAGGAAGACGGAAAGAAGAAAAAAGACTTGGAAGGAATCGCTTACAATGTACCCGGACAGGCATTGGTTACACTGACCGACGGAAAGAAGAAACTTTATGAAGGTGAACTCCCTGTCACTCAGTTTGGTATAATAGAGTATCTGGCTCCGGTTCTATTCAATAAGAACTCGACTATCAAAGTGTACTTTGACCCGAATACCGGAGGATTGCTTAAAGTGGATAGAGAAGAAGGAAAATAG
- a CDS encoding NAD(P)H-hydrate dehydratase → MKIFPSSSIKKLDAYTIEHEPIASIDLMERAATVLTKAITDRWSTDTPVTVFAGPGNNGGDALAIARMMAEKGYKTEVYLFNTKGNLSPDCQTNKELVEMMEEVTFHEISTQFVPPTLTPEHLVIDGLFGSGLNKPLSGGFAAVVKYINASPATVVAIDIPSGLMGEENTFNVKSNIIRADVTFSLQLPKLAFLFAENTEFVGEWELLDIQLSEEGIEETETNYEMLEIEEIRSLIKPRKQFAHKGNFGHALLIAGSKGMAGASVLAARACLRSGVGLLTVHAPICNYDILQMSAPEAMVETDASENYFAVPTDTDDYQAVGIGPGLGRNEETEAALIEQLEHCQTPVVLDADALNILANHRHTLTHLPKGSILTPHPKELERLTGKCQDSYERLTKACELAHTAHVHIVLKGAYSAIITPEGKCFFNPTGNPGMATGGSGDVLTGVILALLAQGYSSEEAAKIGTYIHGLAGDIAQKKQGMTGLIASDIITCLPAAWRLVSTAFSFKL, encoded by the coding sequence ATGAAAATATTTCCAAGCAGCAGTATCAAGAAATTGGACGCTTATACCATTGAGCACGAACCGATTGCATCAATTGACCTGATGGAACGTGCGGCAACAGTACTGACAAAAGCCATCACAGACAGATGGAGCACGGATACCCCCGTCACCGTTTTTGCCGGACCGGGAAACAATGGCGGAGACGCGTTAGCCATAGCCCGCATGATGGCCGAAAAAGGATATAAGACAGAAGTATACCTCTTTAATACTAAAGGAAATCTTTCACCCGACTGCCAGACGAACAAGGAATTGGTGGAAATGATGGAAGAAGTTACATTCCACGAAATCAGTACGCAGTTCGTACCGCCGACTCTGACACCGGAACATTTGGTGATCGACGGGCTATTCGGGTCGGGACTGAACAAGCCGTTAAGCGGAGGTTTCGCTGCCGTAGTAAAGTACATCAATGCTTCTCCCGCCACAGTCGTTGCCATCGATATTCCTTCGGGGCTGATGGGAGAAGAGAACACGTTCAACGTGAAAAGCAATATCATCCGCGCAGACGTTACTTTCAGCCTGCAACTGCCGAAACTTGCCTTCCTTTTTGCCGAAAACACAGAGTTTGTCGGTGAATGGGAATTGTTGGATATCCAGTTGAGCGAAGAAGGAATCGAAGAAACGGAGACAAACTACGAAATGCTGGAGATAGAAGAAATCCGTTCACTTATCAAGCCACGCAAACAGTTTGCACACAAAGGGAACTTCGGTCACGCGTTGCTGATAGCAGGGTCAAAAGGAATGGCGGGAGCCTCCGTACTTGCCGCCCGCGCCTGCCTCCGTTCCGGTGTAGGATTACTGACCGTACATGCCCCGATATGCAATTATGATATTTTGCAAATGTCCGCACCGGAGGCTATGGTAGAGACGGACGCCAGCGAAAACTATTTCGCCGTGCCGACCGACACCGATGATTACCAAGCAGTCGGCATAGGTCCGGGACTGGGGCGGAACGAGGAAACAGAAGCTGCCCTGATAGAGCAACTGGAACATTGCCAGACTCCCGTAGTATTGGACGCCGATGCACTGAATATCCTTGCCAATCATCGCCATACACTCACACATCTGCCGAAAGGCTCTATCCTCACTCCCCACCCGAAGGAGCTGGAACGCCTGACCGGCAAATGTCAGGATTCTTACGAGCGATTGACGAAGGCTTGTGAGCTTGCCCATACCGCCCATGTTCACATCGTTCTAAAAGGTGCTTACTCCGCCATCATTACTCCCGAAGGCAAATGTTTCTTCAATCCGACCGGAAATCCGGGAATGGCAACCGGAGGTAGCGGCGATGTGCTGACAGGAGTGATTCTGGCTCTGCTTGCACAGGGGTACTCCAGCGAAGAAGCTGCCAAAATAGGTACGTACATTCACGGATTGGCAGGAGACATCGCACAGAAGAAACAAGGTATGACCGGGCTGATTGCAAGTGATATTATCACCTGCCTGCCCGCAGCTTGGCGGCTTGTAAGCACGGCTTTTTCATTTAAGCTTTGA
- a CDS encoding PqqD family protein, with protein MAGKEKTNLLEVIPCRSEHITAEREGETIVLSFPRFKYSWMQRFLVPKGMSKERRIYLEEHGTAVWELIDGKRTVREIIEKLADHFHHEAGYESRITIYLSQMQKDGFIKLMKPIE; from the coding sequence ATGGCTGGCAAAGAGAAAACAAACCTGTTAGAGGTTATTCCCTGTCGCAGTGAACATATAACAGCAGAACGGGAAGGAGAGACTATTGTGCTCTCCTTTCCCCGTTTTAAGTATTCGTGGATGCAACGCTTTCTTGTACCGAAAGGGATGTCGAAAGAGCGTCGGATATATTTGGAGGAACACGGTACGGCTGTATGGGAACTGATAGATGGGAAACGTACGGTACGTGAGATTATAGAGAAACTCGCAGACCACTTCCATCATGAAGCGGGCTACGAGTCGCGTATCACTATCTATCTTTCTCAGATGCAGAAAGACGGATTTATAAAGTTAATGAAGCCGATTGAGTAA
- a CDS encoding MFS transporter yields MTEQLKKKLNDSAVLRWSVLALVAFTMLCGYFLTDVMSPLKPMLEKELLWDSLDYGFFTSAYGWFNVFLLMLIFGGIILDKMGVRFTGMGACLLMVFGCGLKYYAISTTFPEGAMLFGFKTQVTLAALGYAIFGVGVEIAGITVSKIIVKWFKGKEMALAMGLEMATARIGTTLAMVMTVPLADFFGYTDEGGAFHTNIPAPILFCLIMLCVGTIAFFIYTFYDKKLDASLDAEGLEPEEPFRMKDIVYIITNKGFWLIALLCVLFYSAVFPFIKYAADLMVQKYSVDPKLAGTIPGLLPIGAIVLTPLFGSLYDRIGKGATLMVIGSVMLIFVHTMFALPILNVWWFATIIMIILGFAFSLVPSAMWPSVPKIIPEKQLGTAYALIFWVQNWGLMGVPLLIGWVLNSYCKGPVVDGAQTYDYTLPMSIFALFGILALIVALMLKAENRKKGYGLEEANIQK; encoded by the coding sequence ATGACAGAACAATTAAAAAAGAAATTGAATGACTCCGCAGTGTTACGCTGGAGTGTTCTTGCATTGGTCGCTTTTACTATGCTATGCGGCTATTTCCTCACTGACGTAATGTCTCCGCTAAAACCCATGCTTGAGAAAGAATTATTATGGGATAGCCTTGATTACGGTTTCTTCACAAGTGCATACGGCTGGTTTAACGTATTCTTGTTGATGTTGATCTTCGGTGGTATCATTCTGGATAAGATGGGTGTCCGTTTTACCGGAATGGGGGCATGTCTGTTGATGGTATTCGGCTGTGGATTGAAATACTATGCCATTTCTACTACCTTCCCCGAAGGCGCCATGCTTTTCGGCTTCAAGACCCAAGTGACTCTTGCCGCATTGGGATATGCCATCTTCGGTGTGGGTGTCGAGATTGCGGGAATCACTGTTTCCAAGATTATCGTCAAATGGTTTAAGGGTAAAGAAATGGCGTTGGCTATGGGACTTGAAATGGCTACGGCGCGTATCGGGACGACTTTGGCTATGGTGATGACTGTTCCTTTGGCGGACTTCTTCGGATATACGGACGAAGGCGGTGCGTTCCATACCAATATTCCTGCTCCTATTTTGTTTTGTCTCATAATGTTGTGTGTAGGTACAATCGCCTTCTTCATTTATACTTTCTACGATAAGAAACTGGATGCGTCGTTGGATGCGGAAGGATTGGAACCGGAAGAACCGTTCCGTATGAAAGATATTGTGTATATCATTACCAACAAGGGATTCTGGTTGATTGCCCTTCTGTGTGTGCTGTTCTATTCGGCTGTGTTCCCGTTCATCAAGTATGCCGCCGATTTGATGGTTCAGAAGTATAGCGTGGACCCGAAATTGGCGGGAACTATTCCCGGACTGTTGCCGATCGGCGCTATTGTGTTGACACCGTTGTTCGGTTCCTTGTATGACCGTATCGGTAAGGGGGCTACATTGATGGTTATCGGATCTGTCATGTTGATATTCGTGCATACCATGTTCGCTCTGCCTATCCTGAATGTATGGTGGTTTGCTACGATTATCATGATTATCTTGGGATTTGCTTTCTCGTTGGTACCTTCGGCCATGTGGCCTTCTGTTCCGAAGATTATTCCGGAAAAACAATTGGGTACGGCTTATGCCTTGATCTTCTGGGTACAGAATTGGGGATTGATGGGTGTGCCTTTGTTGATCGGATGGGTACTGAATTCTTATTGCAAAGGTCCGGTAGTGGATGGCGCGCAAACCTATGACTATACATTGCCGATGAGTATTTTTGCTCTCTTTGGCATATTGGCTTTGATCGTTGCTTTGATGTTGAAAGCAGAGAACAGAAAGAAAGGTTACGGTTTGGAGGAAGCAAATATTCAGAAATAA